A region from the Brassica napus cultivar Da-Ae chromosome C8, Da-Ae, whole genome shotgun sequence genome encodes:
- the LOC106361528 gene encoding uncharacterized protein LOC106361528 yields the protein MASTSAVSLFMPLTQNRSPSSTKTVALRKPLLPFKPSKASSSSLAMPSRRFQVNASNLKMEKAVSGLAAAALTVSMVIPEVAEAAGSGISPSLKNFLLSIAAGGVVLTVIIGVVVGVSNFDPVKRG from the coding sequence ATGGCTTCTACCTCCGCCGTGTCATTGTTCATGCCACTCACCCAAAACCGATCGCCGTCGTCGACAAAAACTGTAGCCTTACGCAAGCCACTATTGCCTTTCAAGCCATCTAAGGCGTCATCCTCCTCCTTAGCCATGCCTTCACGGAGGTTTCAAGTGAATGCATCTAACCTGAAGATGGAGAAGGCTGTGAGCGGCTTAGCAGCAGCAGCTCTCACCGTTTCAATGGTGATCCCTGAGGTGGCTGAAGCCGCAGGCTCCGGAATCTCTCCCTCTCTCAAGAACTTTTTGCTTAGCATTGCCGCGGGAGGAGTGGTGCTCACGGTCATCATCGGTGTGGTTGTTGGTGTCTCCAACTTTGATCCTGTTAAGAGAGGCTAA
- the LOC111210630 gene encoding protein app1-like — MAPRDSGGSVSDSSTTTTPYIAPEDISGYSSSASTSVPKAQSQTAPPPHPIAPGDISGYSSSASTSVPETQSQTSPPPPPLIAPAAPLVPPAVPHIASGLHPDLMVPSKAPYAQ; from the exons ATGGCTCCCAGAGA CTCCGGAGGCTCAGTCTCAGACAGCTCCACTACCACGACACCCTATATTGCTCCCGAAGATATATCAGGTTATAGTTCCTCCGCTTCTACTTCAGTTCCGAAAGCTCAGTCTCAGACAGCTCCACCACCACACCCGATTGCTCCCGGAGATATATCAGGTTATAGTTCCTCCGCTTCTACTTCAGTTCCGGAGACTCAGTCTCAGACaagtccaccaccaccacccctGATTGCTCCCGCAGCGCCTCTGGTTCCTCCCGCTGTGCCTCACATTGCTTCGGGTCTTCATCCGGATTTGATGGTGCCATCCAAAGCTCCGTACGCTCAGTAA